Proteins from a single region of Verrucomicrobiia bacterium:
- a CDS encoding sulfatase has product MSIKGQLIALMFCALAVSGIAATRPNIILINCDDLGYGDLGCYGAKDLRTPHLDRMAKEGTRFTDFSVTSALCTPSRAALMTGKYPGRVGLATGVLRPDATNGLASAEVTLAEVVKMAGYTTGCIGKWHLGFVKGMRPMDQGFDSYYGVLHNLDKHETVVFEKEGGMPVLRGDKVEKRPAVPAEMTELYTVEALRFIESNKDKPFFLYLGHAMPHIPFDASPRFKDKSARGLYGDSIEELDDSTGRILDKLRSLNLAEKTLVIFTSDNGPERRTPGTAGVLRGTKHTVLEGGLRVPFIVWWPGHVPAGRVANEFITALDILPTFAKLADVTFPKDLKLDGMDVSAVLLGKERSPRTTLYSLYGLNKNRSESFREKEWKLHLTTPPQLYNLTTDIGETNNVASQHTELVQQLTEAAVHFRKVTNIPPP; this is encoded by the coding sequence ATGTCTATTAAGGGACAATTGATCGCACTGATGTTCTGCGCGCTGGCCGTAAGCGGCATAGCAGCGACGCGTCCCAACATCATCCTCATCAACTGCGATGACCTCGGCTATGGCGATCTCGGATGCTATGGCGCGAAGGATCTACGCACGCCGCATCTGGATCGTATGGCCAAGGAAGGCACGCGCTTCACGGACTTCTCGGTGACCTCGGCTCTGTGCACACCATCGCGGGCGGCATTGATGACAGGCAAGTATCCCGGGCGTGTGGGTTTGGCGACGGGCGTGCTGCGACCGGATGCTACGAATGGTCTCGCGAGCGCGGAGGTCACGCTTGCCGAAGTGGTGAAGATGGCGGGTTACACGACGGGCTGCATCGGTAAATGGCATCTGGGTTTCGTGAAAGGCATGCGGCCGATGGATCAGGGTTTTGATAGTTATTACGGCGTGCTGCATAACCTCGACAAGCACGAGACGGTGGTGTTCGAGAAAGAGGGCGGCATGCCAGTGCTGCGCGGAGATAAGGTGGAGAAGCGTCCGGCAGTTCCGGCGGAGATGACGGAACTGTATACGGTGGAGGCGTTGAGATTCATCGAGTCTAACAAGGATAAACCGTTCTTCCTCTATCTCGGTCACGCCATGCCGCATATCCCATTCGATGCGTCACCGCGTTTCAAAGACAAATCGGCACGCGGGCTTTATGGCGATAGCATCGAGGAACTGGATGACAGCACGGGGAGAATCCTCGATAAACTGCGCTCACTGAATCTCGCTGAGAAAACGCTGGTGATCTTCACGAGTGACAATGGGCCAGAACGGCGGACACCGGGCACCGCGGGCGTATTGCGCGGAACGAAGCACACGGTGCTGGAGGGCGGCTTGCGCGTTCCGTTCATCGTGTGGTGGCCGGGGCATGTGCCGGCTGGACGAGTCGCGAATGAGTTTATCACGGCACTCGATATATTGCCGACGTTCGCGAAGCTTGCAGATGTCACGTTTCCGAAAGATTTGAAACTCGATGGAATGGATGTCTCTGCGGTGTTACTCGGGAAAGAGCGTTCACCGCGCACGACGCTTTATTCGCTCTATGGTTTGAACAAGAACCGCAGCGAATCTTTTCGTGAGAAAGAGTGGAAGCTGCATCTCACCACGCCGCCGCAGCTCTACAATCTGACTACTGATATCGGAGAAACCAATAACGTCGCGAGCCAGCACACAGAGCTGGTGCAGCAATTAACCGAGGCCGCTGTTCACTTCCGCAAGGTGACCAACATCCCGCCCCCTTGA
- a CDS encoding DUF1501 domain-containing protein, giving the protein MTTPYFPCTPGARAFSSHTRRDFLYSLGASIGSVAFSSFLAKEAGAAEVKAGPLSPKEGHIAAKAKSCIFLMMEGGPSHIDTFDPKPMLAKMHLKEFVREGKMKSAMESGKRYYVQSPFKFRKAGQSGMDMAENWEHLAKVADDLCFYRGCQVDSVNHPTAMYQMNTGNRFGGDPGIGSWVTYGLGTVNQNLPGFIVLPEVSYPQGGSANWSNGYLPASFQGTPLRAKGSPILDLQPPKGITPEHQRQNLDLLAKLNQGHAAQHPGHDELAARMENYELAFRMQMQVPGILDMSQEDARLKAMYGIGNDATDAFGKKCLLARRLVEKGVRFIQLYAGTWDSHDYIERAHGNLVRNVDQPIAALIMDLKQRGLLDSTLIVWCGEFGRSPDNGVRGGTAYGRDHNPHAMTMWLAGGGVKAGSIIGATDEMGDKAVDTVHHVRDVHVTLLRLLGLDDNKLTYFHGGRFKQLSQFGGQVIKELIA; this is encoded by the coding sequence ATGACGACTCCTTACTTTCCATGCACACCGGGCGCACGGGCCTTTTCCAGCCACACGCGGCGGGACTTTCTCTATTCGCTCGGCGCGAGTATCGGCAGCGTGGCGTTCAGCTCGTTTCTCGCGAAGGAAGCGGGCGCTGCGGAGGTAAAGGCCGGGCCGTTGTCGCCGAAGGAGGGACATATCGCTGCGAAGGCGAAGAGCTGCATCTTCCTGATGATGGAAGGCGGACCATCGCACATCGACACGTTCGATCCCAAGCCGATGCTGGCGAAGATGCATCTGAAGGAGTTCGTGCGCGAGGGCAAGATGAAGTCTGCGATGGAGAGCGGCAAACGCTACTACGTCCAGAGCCCGTTCAAGTTTCGCAAAGCGGGCCAGAGCGGCATGGACATGGCGGAGAATTGGGAGCATCTGGCAAAGGTTGCGGATGATCTGTGCTTCTACCGTGGTTGTCAGGTGGACTCGGTGAATCATCCCACGGCGATGTATCAGATGAATACGGGCAACCGTTTCGGCGGCGATCCGGGCATCGGCTCGTGGGTGACGTATGGGCTCGGCACGGTGAATCAAAATCTGCCGGGCTTCATCGTGTTGCCAGAGGTGTCGTATCCGCAAGGTGGCTCGGCGAATTGGAGCAATGGTTACTTGCCTGCGAGTTTTCAGGGAACGCCGTTGCGTGCGAAGGGTTCACCCATTCTTGATCTGCAACCGCCCAAGGGCATCACGCCGGAACATCAGCGGCAGAATCTCGATCTACTCGCGAAGCTGAATCAAGGCCATGCGGCGCAGCATCCGGGGCATGATGAACTGGCGGCGCGCATGGAGAATTACGAACTGGCCTTCCGCATGCAGATGCAGGTGCCGGGCATTCTCGATATGAGCCAGGAGGATGCGAGGCTGAAGGCAATGTATGGCATCGGCAATGACGCGACGGATGCGTTCGGGAAGAAATGTCTGCTGGCTCGTCGGCTGGTGGAGAAAGGCGTGCGCTTCATCCAGCTCTACGCGGGCACGTGGGATAGCCATGATTACATCGAGCGCGCGCATGGGAATCTGGTGCGTAATGTGGATCAACCCATCGCGGCGCTCATCATGGATCTGAAACAGCGCGGCTTGCTGGATAGCACGCTCATCGTGTGGTGCGGCGAGTTCGGACGTTCACCGGACAACGGCGTGCGGGGCGGCACCGCCTATGGGCGCGATCATAACCCGCATGCAATGACGATGTGGCTCGCGGGTGGCGGTGTGAAGGCGGGCAGCATCATAGGCGCGACCGATGAGATGGGTGACAAGGCAGTGGATACGGTGCATCACGTGCGTGATGTGCATGTGACGTTGCTGCGTTTGCTGGGGTTGGATGATAACAAGCTCACGTATTTCCACGGCGGCCGGTTCAAGCAGCTAAGCCAGTTCGGCGGGCAGGTGATCAAGGAGTTGATTGCGTAG
- a CDS encoding PVC-type heme-binding CxxCH protein produces the protein MLAEVLNCRTWPTTAIKFAALLGVFGLSTAPLMAEIPKPTDAPKPRTPEESAKAFQLPPGFRMEVVASEPLIASPSGVCWDERGRMFVSELHGYNLEGQLDIEELNKTGQLDTQVRRVQAEERFKQAALKGTYGVIKLLHDTNGDGRMDKADIWASDLPPAYGLVPSRGGVIVACAPDIVYLADRDGDGKAEVREVLFTGFRTGALERGVNAPQWAIDGWIYFGRGWGGGQITGPHLKAPVQLSGTDFRIRADGSAIEPVTGGTHTFGFTFTPAGDRFVVNTITPGLFVAPLPWRYLVRNPDATFTGLEVEAGNDRHAYSLAPAHPWRTKRAEDPAYFKYYRDRYGASDSDATGWFTSGCSPLIYQDSVLPGLRGQYFVCDPSANLIHRAAIQENGTMLNLRRVPGEEKSEFAASRDSWSHPISLNHGPDGCIYVVDYYREIIEDYSAIPRHLQQQYGLYNGHDKGRIYRLTHKDAKPSLSADLSKLGSKDLALRLMHGTFWQKQTAQRLIIERKDTLGEEALKLVAIHVCYGPSMHIFGLRTLDGIGLLTPGFAMSAFNWPDVETRVTGLQLCEQWLKQGNESVLKHILELVDKEQHPRVLLQLALTLGESNDPRAFTALANLARTQLKYRWMDSAIVSSLHGRGEAMLTELLREPGDSKALWEPLAKTIAARRDEGELARTLALLSKTSAENQMLILDALAKGRKNAPRKALQDKSARQTLSALAASASAEVRKATRALEDTFVLTAVEGEELAPSGALPPTMEVSDEVFKKFVGALAGQRDLKRGHELFQQACMTCHKVGKEGFEVGPDLMGELAVPEETLVRHILLPNEHIRPGFETVRVDTQEGTPVLGLLKDDGATSLTLISPGGVENVLLRKDVKGVRRLPASLMPSFAETLTPADMASLLGWLKKNLKEAPTTPKK, from the coding sequence ATGCTCGCAGAAGTCCTTAACTGCCGGACATGGCCTACCACGGCGATAAAGTTCGCTGCCCTCTTAGGTGTTTTTGGGCTTTCGACGGCACCGCTCATGGCGGAGATCCCCAAGCCGACGGACGCTCCCAAACCCCGCACGCCCGAAGAAAGTGCCAAGGCGTTTCAACTGCCACCCGGCTTCCGTATGGAAGTCGTGGCCAGTGAACCACTCATCGCGTCGCCTTCTGGTGTTTGCTGGGATGAACGCGGGCGGATGTTCGTCAGCGAGTTGCACGGCTACAATCTGGAGGGACAGCTCGACATCGAGGAGTTGAACAAGACCGGCCAGCTCGATACCCAGGTGCGACGGGTGCAGGCGGAAGAGAGGTTCAAGCAAGCGGCGCTGAAAGGCACGTATGGCGTCATCAAGCTGCTGCACGACACGAACGGAGATGGCCGCATGGATAAAGCGGACATCTGGGCGAGCGACCTGCCGCCCGCCTATGGATTAGTGCCGAGCCGAGGCGGAGTAATCGTCGCCTGCGCGCCAGATATCGTTTATCTCGCGGATCGGGATGGCGATGGGAAAGCCGAAGTGCGGGAGGTGCTGTTCACTGGTTTCCGGACGGGCGCTTTGGAGCGCGGCGTGAATGCGCCGCAGTGGGCCATCGACGGCTGGATCTATTTTGGGCGCGGTTGGGGTGGGGGCCAGATCACAGGTCCGCATTTGAAAGCCCCAGTGCAGTTAAGCGGCACGGATTTTCGCATCCGCGCGGATGGCAGCGCTATTGAACCAGTCACCGGGGGCACGCATACGTTTGGTTTTACGTTCACTCCGGCGGGTGATCGCTTTGTGGTGAATACCATCACGCCGGGATTATTTGTCGCGCCCTTGCCGTGGCGGTATCTGGTGCGGAATCCCGATGCCACGTTTACCGGGCTTGAGGTTGAAGCGGGGAATGACCGTCATGCTTATTCACTCGCGCCCGCGCATCCGTGGCGCACCAAGCGTGCGGAAGATCCGGCCTATTTCAAATATTACCGCGATCGCTATGGGGCCTCAGACAGCGATGCTACGGGTTGGTTCACCTCCGGGTGCAGTCCGCTCATATATCAGGATAGCGTTTTGCCTGGCTTGCGGGGGCAATATTTTGTCTGCGATCCCTCAGCAAATCTCATCCACCGTGCGGCCATCCAAGAGAACGGGACGATGTTGAATCTGCGGCGCGTTCCTGGTGAGGAGAAATCGGAGTTCGCCGCTTCGCGCGATTCCTGGAGTCACCCGATCTCGTTGAACCACGGGCCGGATGGCTGCATCTACGTGGTGGATTATTATCGTGAGATCATTGAGGACTACTCGGCCATCCCCCGTCATCTCCAGCAGCAGTATGGGCTCTACAACGGCCATGATAAAGGCCGGATCTATCGACTGACGCATAAGGATGCGAAACCGTCGCTTTCGGCGGATTTGAGTAAACTGGGTAGCAAGGATTTGGCTTTACGCCTCATGCACGGAACATTTTGGCAAAAGCAAACCGCCCAACGCTTAATCATTGAGAGGAAAGATACCCTTGGAGAAGAAGCATTAAAACTAGTCGCGATCCATGTTTGCTATGGACCGTCGATGCACATTTTCGGCCTACGGACCTTGGATGGAATCGGGCTGCTGACACCTGGCTTTGCCATGTCAGCTTTTAATTGGCCTGACGTTGAGACGCGTGTCACTGGCTTGCAGTTGTGTGAGCAATGGTTGAAACAAGGCAATGAAAGCGTTTTGAAGCATATCCTTGAACTCGTTGACAAAGAGCAACACCCCCGTGTCCTCCTGCAACTCGCCCTCACTCTCGGTGAATCCAATGACCCGCGCGCTTTCACTGCCTTGGCCAATCTAGCGCGCACGCAATTGAAATACCGCTGGATGGATAGCGCCATCGTCTCTTCGCTACATGGTCGCGGTGAAGCCATGCTCACGGAACTGTTGCGCGAACCGGGCGATTCCAAAGCCTTGTGGGAACCGCTGGCCAAGACGATTGCGGCACGGCGGGATGAAGGGGAGCTGGCCCGCACGCTGGCCTTGTTGTCAAAGACTTCGGCGGAGAACCAAATGCTCATCTTGGATGCTCTCGCGAAAGGCCGGAAGAACGCGCCGCGCAAAGCGCTGCAGGACAAGTCCGCCCGCCAGACGCTTTCTGCCTTGGCTGCCAGCGCATCGGCGGAGGTGCGGAAAGCCACGAGAGCATTGGAGGACACGTTTGTGCTGACGGCGGTGGAAGGGGAGGAGTTGGCTCCGTCCGGTGCGCTTCCGCCAACGATGGAGGTCAGCGATGAGGTGTTCAAAAAATTTGTCGGCGCGCTCGCCGGTCAGCGGGATTTGAAGCGCGGGCATGAATTGTTTCAGCAAGCCTGCATGACGTGTCACAAAGTTGGGAAAGAAGGCTTTGAGGTTGGTCCCGATTTGATGGGCGAGCTGGCGGTGCCGGAAGAGACCTTGGTGCGACACATCTTGCTGCCGAATGAACACATCCGTCCCGGCTTCGAGACCGTTCGCGTGGATACGCAGGAAGGCACACCGGTGCTGGGTTTGTTGAAGGACGATGGAGCGACGAGCCTTACGCTGATCTCTCCCGGTGGTGTGGAGAATGTGCTGCTGCGGAAGGATGTCAAAGGGGTGCGCCGCCTGCCCGCTTCGTTGATGCCTTCCTTTGCCGAGACGCTTACGCCGGCGGATATGGCCAGCCTCTTGGGGTGGTTGAAGAAGAATTTGAAAGAGGCCCCCACAACTCCCAAGAAGTGA
- a CDS encoding GMC family oxidoreductase, with protein sequence MPFITSDQVQPEYDVAIVGSGAGGGQMAYTLTQAGLKCVMLESGRSYNPDTETAMFQRPDQSPLMGISTPDKFFGFSDATVNGGWTVPGEPYTQASDKPEEQFWWWRARMMGGRTNHWGRISLRNGQYDFKPYSRDGLGFDWPLNYKDVEPYYTKVEMLIGVYGTNEGLENTPNSPKGVLLPAPKGRASELYTQKHGKKLGIPVIPIHRAVLTKALDADKIPAKLHPKNPRAQKILADAMRGRAACFWATPCVRGCNIRANYQSTTVHLPPALATGNLDILSDAHAREILIGKDGKANGVLYINKKTRKEERVKAKAVVIAASSGETVRILLNTKNAQHPNGLANSTGLVGKYIMDTVGASVSGHVPALENLPPHNEDGAGGSHFYAPWWLYKEQLKGKLNFARGYHIEMGGSRGMPGGRNPAPSDFIKGAYGTKFKEEARRYYGSFVGYACRGEMIPNEGSFAELDPKVKDDYGIPVLKWHWKWSEHELNMALHASKTFGALIEAMGGTVRSKQVKTGHDIIEPGGKIIHEVGGALMGADPKKSVCNSWNQTWDVKNLFLCDGTPFPSNADKNPTLTIMALAWRTGDYIVEQARKGNL encoded by the coding sequence ATGCCTTTCATCACGAGTGACCAAGTCCAACCGGAGTATGATGTCGCGATCGTCGGTTCCGGGGCCGGTGGCGGCCAGATGGCCTACACCCTGACCCAGGCCGGCTTGAAGTGTGTCATGCTCGAGTCCGGACGCAGTTACAATCCTGATACGGAGACGGCGATGTTCCAGCGACCAGATCAATCGCCGCTCATGGGCATCTCCACGCCGGACAAGTTTTTCGGCTTTTCCGATGCCACGGTGAACGGCGGCTGGACGGTACCGGGCGAGCCTTACACGCAGGCGAGCGACAAGCCGGAGGAGCAGTTCTGGTGGTGGCGGGCGCGGATGATGGGTGGGCGCACGAATCACTGGGGGCGCATCTCCTTGCGCAACGGGCAGTATGATTTCAAGCCTTACAGCCGCGATGGTCTCGGATTCGACTGGCCGCTGAATTACAAGGATGTGGAGCCGTATTACACGAAGGTGGAGATGCTCATCGGCGTTTACGGGACGAATGAAGGTTTGGAGAACACACCGAATTCGCCCAAGGGAGTTTTGCTGCCCGCACCGAAAGGCCGCGCTTCCGAACTCTACACTCAAAAGCACGGCAAGAAACTGGGCATCCCGGTCATCCCGATCCATCGCGCGGTGCTGACGAAGGCGCTGGATGCGGACAAGATCCCGGCGAAGCTGCATCCGAAGAATCCGCGTGCGCAGAAGATTCTCGCGGATGCGATGCGTGGTCGTGCAGCTTGCTTCTGGGCCACACCTTGTGTGCGCGGCTGTAATATTCGCGCAAATTACCAAAGCACCACCGTGCATCTGCCCCCTGCCCTCGCCACGGGTAATCTCGATATTCTCTCTGACGCGCATGCTCGCGAAATTCTCATTGGCAAAGATGGCAAGGCGAATGGCGTGCTCTACATCAACAAGAAGACGCGCAAAGAAGAGCGCGTGAAGGCGAAGGCGGTGGTCATCGCGGCGAGCAGCGGCGAGACGGTGCGCATTCTCCTGAATACGAAGAATGCGCAGCACCCGAACGGTCTCGCGAACAGCACTGGACTAGTTGGCAAGTATATCATGGATACGGTGGGCGCTTCGGTAAGCGGGCATGTGCCCGCGCTCGAGAATCTGCCCCCGCATAATGAAGATGGTGCGGGTGGTTCACACTTCTATGCGCCGTGGTGGCTCTATAAAGAGCAGCTTAAGGGCAAACTGAATTTCGCACGTGGTTATCACATCGAGATGGGCGGCTCACGCGGCATGCCAGGTGGACGCAATCCCGCACCCTCCGATTTCATCAAGGGTGCGTACGGCACGAAGTTCAAAGAAGAGGCGCGGCGTTATTACGGATCATTTGTGGGTTACGCATGCCGCGGTGAGATGATCCCGAATGAAGGCTCCTTCGCGGAACTCGATCCGAAGGTGAAGGATGATTACGGCATCCCGGTGCTGAAGTGGCATTGGAAATGGAGCGAGCACGAGCTCAACATGGCCTTGCATGCATCCAAGACGTTCGGCGCACTCATTGAGGCGATGGGTGGCACGGTGCGCAGCAAGCAGGTGAAGACAGGGCATGACATCATCGAGCCGGGCGGCAAGATCATCCATGAGGTCGGCGGGGCACTCATGGGGGCAGACCCGAAGAAGTCCGTGTGCAATAGCTGGAACCAGACGTGGGATGTGAAGAATCTCTTCCTGTGCGATGGCACGCCCTTCCCCTCGAACGCGGACAAAAACCCCACGCTCACCATCATGGCGCTGGCCTGGCGCACAGGTGATTACATCGTGGAACAGGCGCGCAAAGGAAACCTTTAA